The nucleotide sequence CGACGCTCCTTGACGGTGCGGACGACGACGGCCTTGACCACGTCGCCCTTCTTGACGTTGCCGCCAGGGATGGCATCCTTGACGGTGGCGACGATGGTGTCGCCCAGGTAGGCATAGCGGCGCTTGGTGCCACCGAGCACACGGATGCAGAGGATCTCCTTTGCACCAGTGTTGTCGGCGACCTTCAGTCGCGACTCCTGCTGGATCATTACTTCTCCTTGCTCCACCGGTTCCCATGCATAAGGCCTTGTGAAACTAGAAACGAACCCCCTGGATTCTGCCAGGAGGCAACCCCCAGCTCGAGGGAGAGGGGGCCTTAGCCATTGCCCGGGAAGGGTCCCCCCGAAGGGGCACAGACCCAAGGCAACTGGGTAAGTCTATCCCAGGGGCGCCATGCCACGAAATCGTGCCTGGCGCAACCCGGGCTCACTCGGAGCGGAGCGCCTCGACGGGGTCCTTGCGCGACGCGGTGCTGGCCGGCATCA is from Tessaracoccus palaemonis and encodes:
- the rplN gene encoding 50S ribosomal protein L14, with protein sequence MIQQESRLKVADNTGAKEILCIRVLGGTKRRYAYLGDTIVATVKDAIPGGNVKKGDVVKAVVVRTVKERRRADGSYIKFDENAAVILKNDGEPRGTRIFGPVARELREKKFMRIVSLAPEVI